In Bdellovibrio sp. GT3, one genomic interval encodes:
- the rplJ gene encoding 50S ribosomal protein L10, producing MITRADKEQEIKLITEKFGKAKGAFIVDFKGIKVEQVTNLRKKLNAADSEMKVVRNTLAKRAFKDHPAIESAFSTSMKGTNAIVFSYGEVNATAKTLADFAKDVEVLQIKSGVMDGEALNDAKIKFLATLPGKDQLRAMFLATLLAPATTLARCLNVYAEKLGGGADAGTEAAPQA from the coding sequence ATGATCACTCGCGCAGATAAAGAGCAAGAGATTAAGCTTATCACTGAGAAATTCGGTAAAGCTAAAGGAGCTTTCATCGTTGACTTCAAAGGCATCAAGGTTGAGCAAGTAACTAACTTGCGCAAAAAATTGAATGCTGCTGATTCAGAGATGAAAGTTGTCCGTAATACTCTGGCAAAAAGAGCGTTCAAAGATCACCCAGCAATTGAATCTGCATTTTCTACTTCAATGAAGGGTACTAACGCCATCGTATTCTCATACGGTGAAGTGAACGCGACTGCTAAAACATTGGCTGATTTCGCTAAGGACGTAGAAGTTCTTCAAATCAAGTCTGGTGTAATGGACGGCGAAGCTTTGAATGATGCTAAAATTAAGTTTTTGGCAACACTTCCTGGCAAAGACCAACTCCGTGCTATGTTCTTGGCTACACTTCTTGCTCCAGCAACTACACTTGCTAGATGCTTGAATGTTTACGCTGAAAAACTTGGTGGCGGCGCTGACGCTGGTACTGAAGCAGCTCCACAAGCATAA
- the rpoB gene encoding DNA-directed RNA polymerase subunit beta — translation MEKTPVTASNIRVRKSFAKNKQVIDIPNLIELQKSSYEAFIQKDMDPDRRGEAGLNGVFKSVFPITDFNNTASLEFVSYTLEPAKYDVDECRQRGMTFAAPIKVTLRLIVFDVDEETEARSIRDVKEQEVYLGEIPLMTANGSFIINGTERVVVSQLHRSPGVFFDHDGGKNNASGKLIYSARVIPYRGSWLDAEFDQKDLIHVRIDRRRKFPVTILLKALGYNAEQLLEYFYDLDEVYVKGGKLFRKLDIERMSGQRALTDILDPKGGEALVKAGRRITRAIVKKIKDLNITELEVEPKDLDGKVLAKPLIDESTGEIIADANAELNAAIIKRSIEAGIDSFFMIFFDGLTVGPYLRNTLLVDKVSNKDESLVEIYKRLRPGEPPTLEAATTFFGRLFFDPETYDLSEVGRIKINHRFGISMEECPPSHRTLTHKDILSTIKTLIDLKNGRGVIDDIDHLGNRRVRSVGELLENQYRIGLVRMERAIRERMSLQDVETMMPHDLVNAKPVNAVVKEFFGSSQLSQFMDQTNPLSEITHKRRLSALGPGGLTRDRAGFEVRDVHPTHYGRICPIETPEGPNIGLIASLATYARINNYGFIETPYRKVDQGSVSKDINYLSALEEAGHYIAPAARDEAGNKAIQTATTITRRDGEYEIVDKDKVALMDVSPSQLVSIAASLIPFLEHDDANRALMGSNMQRQAVPLLRSRAPLVGTGVERLVARDSGTSVVVQNDGIVEEVDASRIVIRRFAKGGELGANVDIYNLTKYQRTNQNTCFNQKPIVTVGDKVSKGDIVADGPSTELGELALGQNILVAFTPWQGYNFEDSILISERLLKDDVYTSIHIEEFECVARDTKLGKEEITRDIANVGEEALKDLDSSGIIRIGAEVRPGFILVGKVTPKGETQLSPEEKLLRAIFGEKAGDVRDTSLRAPSGVYGTVIDAQVYSREGADRDERLSSIIEEKKRKLEKDLAVEQNVIKNNSITKLRDILVGKITTGVLLNEDGSQKLLNKGQNITIADIETIPFELLNYIPLEQDLEFQVNKIIDNARNQLDAVKLVFNEKIDRLRKGDELPPGVIKMVKVYVAIKRKMQVGDKFAGRHGNKGVVSKVLPVEDMPYLADGSPVDMVLNPLGVPSRMNIGQVLEVHLGWAAHNLGKQIGSHLDKWNAENARKEMKDIFNDSDISAKLDGADEGSLKSMVTRMKNGIHVGTPVFDGARESDVKNLLAKAEVPLSGKSILFDGRTGEPFTNPVTVGIMYMLKLHHLVEEKIHARSIGPYSLVSQQPLGGKAQFGGQRLGEMEVWAIEAYGAAYSLQEFLTVKSDDVAGRTRMYESIVKGENILEPGLPESFNVLVKELQSLALNVELMESDILRDQDEDLDGGGDVIEATVVAPTEPEQH, via the coding sequence TTGGAAAAAACTCCAGTTACGGCTTCTAACATTCGAGTTAGAAAGTCTTTCGCGAAAAATAAGCAAGTCATTGATATTCCAAATTTGATTGAATTGCAGAAGTCTTCTTACGAAGCTTTCATTCAAAAAGATATGGATCCAGATCGCCGTGGCGAAGCTGGTCTTAATGGCGTTTTCAAATCTGTTTTCCCAATTACAGATTTCAACAATACAGCAAGCCTTGAGTTCGTATCATACACTCTTGAGCCAGCAAAATACGACGTAGACGAGTGCCGTCAACGTGGTATGACTTTCGCTGCTCCGATCAAGGTGACTCTTCGTCTAATCGTTTTCGATGTTGATGAAGAAACTGAAGCACGTTCAATCCGTGACGTAAAAGAACAAGAAGTTTACTTGGGCGAAATCCCATTGATGACTGCTAACGGTTCTTTCATCATCAACGGTACTGAGCGCGTTGTTGTATCTCAGTTGCATCGTTCTCCGGGCGTGTTCTTCGATCACGACGGTGGTAAAAACAATGCTTCTGGTAAATTGATCTACTCTGCACGCGTGATCCCATACCGTGGTTCTTGGTTGGATGCTGAATTTGACCAAAAAGATTTGATCCACGTTCGTATCGATCGTCGTCGTAAATTCCCTGTGACAATTCTTTTGAAAGCATTGGGTTACAACGCAGAACAACTTCTTGAATACTTCTACGACCTTGACGAAGTTTACGTTAAAGGCGGCAAGTTGTTCCGTAAGTTGGATATCGAAAGAATGTCAGGTCAAAGAGCATTGACTGATATCCTTGATCCAAAAGGTGGCGAGGCACTGGTTAAAGCTGGTCGTCGTATCACTCGTGCGATCGTTAAGAAAATCAAAGATCTTAATATCACTGAGCTTGAAGTTGAGCCAAAAGACCTTGATGGTAAAGTTTTGGCGAAACCACTTATCGATGAATCCACTGGTGAGATCATCGCTGATGCAAATGCTGAGTTGAACGCTGCAATCATCAAGCGTTCAATCGAAGCTGGTATCGACAGCTTCTTCATGATCTTCTTCGACGGTTTGACTGTTGGACCTTATCTTCGCAACACATTGTTGGTGGATAAAGTTTCAAACAAAGACGAATCATTGGTTGAGATCTACAAACGCCTTCGTCCTGGTGAGCCTCCAACTTTGGAAGCTGCTACGACGTTCTTCGGTCGTTTGTTCTTTGATCCAGAGACTTATGATCTTTCTGAAGTTGGTCGTATCAAGATCAATCACAGATTCGGTATCTCTATGGAAGAGTGCCCACCGTCTCACAGAACACTGACTCACAAAGATATCTTGAGCACTATCAAAACTCTGATCGATCTTAAAAATGGTCGCGGTGTTATCGACGATATCGATCACTTGGGTAACCGTCGTGTTCGTTCAGTAGGTGAGTTGCTTGAAAACCAATACCGTATCGGTTTGGTTCGTATGGAGCGCGCTATCCGTGAGCGTATGTCTCTTCAAGACGTGGAAACTATGATGCCGCATGACCTGGTAAACGCAAAACCAGTGAATGCAGTTGTTAAAGAATTCTTCGGTTCTTCTCAATTGTCACAGTTCATGGATCAAACAAATCCGTTGTCTGAGATCACGCACAAACGTCGTTTGTCTGCTCTAGGACCCGGCGGTTTGACTCGTGACCGTGCAGGTTTCGAAGTACGTGACGTACATCCTACGCATTACGGTCGTATCTGCCCAATTGAAACTCCAGAGGGACCAAACATCGGTTTGATCGCATCTTTGGCTACTTACGCTCGTATCAACAACTATGGTTTCATCGAGACTCCATACCGTAAAGTTGATCAAGGTTCTGTATCTAAAGACATCAACTACTTGTCCGCTCTGGAAGAAGCTGGTCACTACATCGCTCCTGCGGCTCGTGACGAAGCTGGAAACAAAGCAATCCAAACTGCTACGACAATCACTCGTCGTGACGGTGAGTATGAAATCGTTGATAAAGACAAAGTTGCATTGATGGACGTTTCTCCATCTCAGCTGGTTTCTATCGCGGCATCTTTGATTCCGTTCCTAGAACATGACGATGCCAACCGTGCCCTGATGGGATCGAACATGCAACGTCAAGCGGTTCCATTGTTGCGTTCTCGCGCACCACTTGTTGGTACAGGTGTTGAGCGCTTGGTTGCTCGTGACTCTGGTACATCTGTCGTTGTTCAAAATGATGGTATCGTTGAAGAAGTAGATGCTTCTCGTATCGTTATCCGTCGTTTTGCTAAAGGCGGAGAACTTGGTGCGAACGTAGATATCTACAATCTTACTAAGTACCAACGTACGAATCAAAATACATGCTTCAATCAAAAACCAATCGTAACTGTTGGTGACAAGGTTTCCAAAGGTGACATCGTTGCCGATGGTCCTTCAACTGAGCTTGGTGAGTTGGCTCTGGGTCAAAACATCCTGGTAGCGTTCACTCCTTGGCAAGGTTACAACTTCGAGGACTCCATCCTTATTTCTGAGCGTTTGTTGAAAGACGACGTTTACACTTCTATCCACATCGAAGAGTTCGAGTGCGTAGCTCGTGATACGAAATTGGGTAAAGAAGAGATCACTCGCGATATCGCAAACGTAGGTGAAGAAGCACTTAAAGACCTTGATAGCTCTGGTATCATCCGCATTGGTGCGGAAGTTCGCCCTGGCTTCATCTTGGTTGGTAAAGTTACTCCTAAAGGTGAAACTCAACTTTCTCCTGAAGAAAAACTTTTGAGAGCGATCTTCGGTGAAAAAGCTGGTGACGTACGTGATACATCACTTCGCGCACCATCTGGCGTCTACGGTACAGTTATCGACGCTCAAGTTTACTCTCGTGAAGGCGCAGACCGCGATGAGCGTTTGTCTTCAATCATCGAAGAGAAAAAACGCAAGCTTGAAAAAGACTTGGCTGTTGAGCAAAACGTTATCAAAAATAACTCCATCACGAAACTTCGCGATATCCTGGTAGGCAAAATCACTACTGGCGTATTGTTGAATGAAGATGGATCTCAAAAACTTTTGAACAAAGGTCAAAACATCACGATCGCGGATATCGAGACAATTCCATTCGAATTGTTGAACTATATCCCTCTTGAGCAAGATCTTGAGTTCCAAGTTAACAAAATCATCGACAACGCCCGTAACCAACTTGACGCAGTTAAATTGGTATTCAACGAGAAGATCGATCGCCTTCGTAAAGGTGACGAGCTTCCTCCAGGCGTTATCAAAATGGTTAAAGTTTACGTTGCGATTAAACGTAAAATGCAAGTCGGCGATAAATTTGCCGGCCGTCACGGAAATAAAGGTGTCGTTTCTAAAGTATTGCCTGTTGAAGACATGCCATACCTAGCAGACGGTTCTCCGGTTGACATGGTCTTGAATCCACTGGGCGTACCTTCACGTATGAACATTGGTCAGGTCCTTGAGGTTCATTTGGGTTGGGCAGCGCACAACTTGGGTAAACAAATCGGTTCTCACCTTGATAAGTGGAATGCAGAAAACGCACGTAAAGAAATGAAAGATATCTTCAATGACTCTGATATCAGCGCAAAACTTGATGGCGCTGACGAAGGCTCTTTGAAATCAATGGTAACTCGTATGAAGAACGGTATCCACGTTGGAACACCGGTATTCGACGGTGCTCGTGAATCAGACGTTAAGAACTTGCTTGCGAAAGCAGAAGTTCCACTTTCTGGTAAGTCCATCCTATTCGATGGTCGTACTGGCGAGCCGTTCACGAACCCAGTTACTGTGGGTATCATGTACATGCTTAAACTTCACCATCTGGTTGAAGAGAAGATCCATGCTCGTTCTATCGGACCTTATTCTCTAGTTTCGCAACAGCCATTGGGCGGTAAAGCTCAATTCGGTGGTCAGCGTCTAGGGGAGATGGAAGTTTGGGCGATCGAAGCATACGGTGCCGCATACTCTCTACAAGAGTTCCTAACTGTTAAGTCAGATGACGTAGCTGGTAGAACTCGTATGTACGAAAGTATCGTTAAGGGTGAAAACATCCTTGAGCCGGGTCTTCCTGAATCGTTCAACGTTCTAGTGAAAGAGCTTCAGTCTCTTGCATTGAATGTTGAGTTGATGGAGTCCGACATCCTACGCGACCAAGATGAAGATCTTGATGGCGGTGGCGATGTTATTGAAGCAACTGTTGTGGCTCCTACTGAGCCAGAGCAGCACTAA
- the rlmB gene encoding 23S rRNA (guanosine(2251)-2'-O)-methyltransferase RlmB has product MKKNNFRSGSKNNSQRSSQPPSRGGSRPQGGGRPQSSGGRSPQGGGRSENQIPREWRIVVGNHAIKEALAVRPRAVKGLWLKNGWETSGDLREIEELARKNKITADIKQDTVIDKFGSSHQGAALFLDKAPEFDMNDLDQHENSILLMLDGIEDPHNLGAILRTSWLVGGHGVLIPEDRAVGLTPTVHKVACGGAEHVPVEATTNFSKYAETLKEKGYWIYGLSPRGKRSIFELDLPEKVIWAIGAEDKGLRVTTERLCDELVFIPQTSASASYNASVATAMALTETLRQHAVRGNRKKSPSDK; this is encoded by the coding sequence ATGAAAAAGAATAATTTCCGTTCCGGCTCGAAAAACAACTCTCAACGCTCTTCCCAGCCACCTTCCCGTGGGGGATCTCGCCCTCAGGGTGGTGGTCGCCCTCAATCAAGTGGCGGTCGTTCTCCTCAAGGCGGTGGACGCTCTGAAAATCAAATTCCTCGAGAGTGGCGCATCGTTGTCGGCAATCACGCAATCAAAGAAGCTTTGGCAGTTCGTCCTCGTGCTGTGAAGGGTTTGTGGTTGAAAAATGGCTGGGAAACTTCAGGTGATTTGCGCGAGATTGAAGAGCTTGCACGCAAGAACAAAATCACAGCGGACATCAAGCAAGATACAGTGATCGATAAATTCGGTTCTTCTCATCAAGGTGCGGCTTTGTTTCTGGATAAAGCTCCAGAATTTGATATGAACGACCTGGACCAGCATGAAAATTCAATTCTTTTGATGCTGGACGGTATCGAGGATCCTCACAATCTGGGAGCAATCCTAAGAACCAGCTGGTTGGTTGGTGGTCATGGTGTGTTAATTCCAGAGGACCGCGCGGTGGGTCTAACTCCGACTGTGCATAAGGTAGCCTGTGGTGGGGCGGAGCATGTTCCGGTTGAAGCCACGACTAATTTTAGTAAGTACGCGGAAACATTAAAAGAAAAAGGCTATTGGATCTACGGTCTTAGCCCTCGCGGAAAGCGATCAATTTTCGAATTAGATTTGCCTGAGAAGGTAATTTGGGCAATCGGAGCCGAGGACAAAGGTTTGAGAGTGACAACAGAACGCCTTTGTGATGAATTGGTCTTCATTCCGCAAACGAGTGCTTCTGCATCTTATAATGCGTCTGTCGCCACGGCTATGGCCTTGACGGAGACTTTAAGGCAGCACGCGGTGCGCGGAAATCGCAAAAAATCGCCATCCGACAAATAA
- the secE gene encoding preprotein translocase subunit SecE encodes MEKTNSKIITLSFAIAGALVGLTVHMLIKAFSGAFGIVAKLADNDLFKHGLPVASGILLFVALQFNPRVQAWAEEVVSEIRKVVWPSRKDTTAMTIVCIVMVLISSVIISSFDLISGFFINYLMK; translated from the coding sequence GTGGAAAAAACTAACTCTAAGATTATTACTCTTAGTTTCGCAATCGCAGGTGCTTTGGTTGGATTGACCGTGCACATGCTTATCAAGGCATTCTCTGGTGCATTTGGTATCGTTGCAAAATTGGCTGACAACGACTTGTTCAAGCACGGTCTTCCGGTTGCTTCAGGTATCTTGTTGTTCGTGGCACTTCAGTTCAACCCACGCGTACAGGCATGGGCTGAGGAAGTTGTATCTGAGATCCGTAAGGTTGTATGGCCTTCACGTAAAGATACAACGGCTATGACTATCGTTTGTATCGTAATGGTTCTTATCTCAAGCGTGATTATCAGCTCTTTTGACCTGATTTCTGGCTTCTTTATCAACTATCTAATGAAGTAA
- the nusG gene encoding transcription termination/antitermination protein NusG, whose amino-acid sequence MDKKWYIVNVQTSCENTAKKAIEEKIKTSKMEEFFGEILIPAENVVELVKGQKQTRSRKFFPGYIFVQMFLNDETWHLVRNASKVTGFVGGTKTRPPEVPEAEVFRVTQQMAGVAEKPKMKVKFTIGENVTVVDGPFANFQGTVEEVNEDKAKLKVLVSIFGRPTPVELDYIQVDKA is encoded by the coding sequence ATGGACAAAAAGTGGTACATCGTCAACGTTCAGACAAGTTGTGAAAATACGGCTAAAAAGGCTATCGAAGAGAAGATCAAAACTTCCAAAATGGAAGAGTTCTTCGGCGAGATCCTTATTCCGGCTGAAAACGTAGTTGAGCTTGTAAAAGGCCAAAAACAAACTAGATCGCGTAAATTTTTCCCGGGTTATATCTTCGTTCAAATGTTTTTGAATGATGAGACTTGGCATTTGGTGAGAAATGCGTCAAAAGTAACAGGCTTCGTGGGTGGCACTAAAACGCGTCCTCCAGAAGTACCTGAAGCTGAGGTTTTCCGCGTAACACAGCAAATGGCTGGCGTTGCAGAAAAACCAAAAATGAAGGTGAAGTTCACTATTGGTGAAAATGTGACTGTTGTTGACGGTCCATTTGCTAACTTCCAGGGAACAGTAGAAGAAGTGAACGAGGACAAAGCGAAGCTTAAAGTTCTTGTGAGCATCTTCGGTAGACCAACTCCAGTTGAGTTGGACTACATTCAAGTAGATAAAGCTTAA
- the rplL gene encoding 50S ribosomal protein L7/L12 — MSLTNDQLVDALSAKTVLEIAELVKMLEEKWGVSAAAPVAAAAGPAAAVEEKTAFDVILVDAGANKINVIKEVRGLTGLGLAEAKALVEAGGKAVKEGATKEDAEKIKKALEAAGAKVTVK; from the coding sequence ATGTCTCTAACTAACGATCAACTTGTTGACGCATTGTCTGCGAAAACAGTTCTTGAAATCGCTGAACTTGTAAAAATGCTTGAAGAAAAATGGGGCGTTTCTGCTGCTGCTCCTGTAGCTGCTGCAGCTGGTCCTGCTGCTGCTGTTGAAGAAAAAACTGCATTCGACGTAATCTTGGTTGATGCTGGCGCGAACAAAATCAACGTAATCAAAGAAGTACGTGGTTTGACTGGTTTGGGTCTTGCTGAAGCTAAAGCACTAGTTGAAGCTGGTGGCAAAGCTGTTAAAGAAGGCGCGACTAAAGAAGACGCTGAAAAAATCAAAAAAGCTCTTGAAGCTGCGGGCGCGAAAGTTACTGTTAAGTAG
- the rplA gene encoding 50S ribosomal protein L1 — MAGKKFAAASKKVDSAKKYSVEEAFKLVVESAPAKFDESIDVALRLGIDPKQSDQQVRGAIALPHGLGKEVKVVVFAKGPKETEAKNAGADFVGADDLVAKIQGGWLDFDKCIATPDMMATVSKVAKILGPRGLMPNPKIGTVTMNVGEAVTAEKKGKLDFRVDKAGIVHAGIGKKSMGDAKLRDNFMVLLGALVKAKPASSKGIYLRSISVASTMGPGVKIEPNAAAAATGSLA; from the coding sequence ATGGCAGGTAAAAAGTTCGCAGCTGCTTCTAAAAAAGTAGATTCTGCAAAAAAATACTCTGTTGAAGAAGCATTCAAACTAGTTGTTGAGTCCGCTCCAGCAAAATTTGATGAATCTATCGACGTAGCATTGCGTTTGGGTATCGACCCTAAGCAATCTGATCAACAAGTTCGTGGCGCAATCGCATTGCCTCACGGTTTGGGTAAAGAAGTAAAAGTAGTTGTTTTCGCAAAAGGTCCTAAAGAGACTGAAGCGAAAAACGCTGGCGCAGACTTTGTTGGCGCTGACGACCTTGTGGCTAAAATCCAAGGTGGCTGGTTGGATTTCGATAAATGTATCGCGACTCCAGATATGATGGCGACTGTTTCTAAAGTTGCTAAAATTCTAGGGCCTCGTGGTTTGATGCCGAATCCAAAAATCGGTACTGTAACTATGAACGTTGGCGAAGCCGTAACTGCTGAGAAAAAAGGTAAGTTGGATTTCCGCGTTGATAAAGCAGGTATCGTACATGCTGGTATCGGTAAGAAATCTATGGGCGATGCTAAACTTCGTGATAACTTCATGGTCCTTTTGGGCGCATTGGTTAAAGCGAAACCAGCATCTTCTAAAGGTATCTACCTTCGCTCTATCTCCGTAGCATCAACTATGGGTCCAGGCGTGAAGATCGAGCCAAATGCGGCAGCAGCTGCAACTGGTTCACTAGCGTAG
- the rplK gene encoding 50S ribosomal protein L11 yields the protein MAKKVTGMIKLQIPAGKANPAPPVGPALGQHGVNIMEFCKQFNARTQALGDSIIPIIITVYQDRSFTFITKTPPVSSLIKKALKLESGSKMPQKDKVGKINNDQIKQIATTKLPDLNCLKVESAMSQVAGTAKSMGIDIA from the coding sequence ATGGCAAAAAAAGTTACAGGAATGATCAAGCTGCAAATACCGGCAGGGAAAGCTAATCCAGCTCCTCCCGTTGGACCGGCACTTGGACAGCACGGGGTAAACATCATGGAATTCTGTAAGCAGTTCAACGCTCGTACACAAGCGTTGGGTGATAGCATCATCCCTATCATCATCACTGTTTATCAGGACAGATCGTTTACTTTCATCACAAAAACACCACCGGTGTCTTCTTTGATTAAAAAGGCGTTGAAATTGGAATCTGGTTCCAAAATGCCTCAAAAAGACAAAGTTGGAAAAATTAATAACGATCAAATCAAGCAAATCGCTACAACGAAATTGCCTGACTTGAACTGCTTGAAAGTTGAATCTGCAATGTCACAAGTTGCTGGTACAGCTAAGAGCATGGGCATCGACATCGCGTAG
- the tuf gene encoding elongation factor Tu, whose product MSKEKFTRNKPHVNIGTIGHVDHGKTTLTAAITTTLAAAGKAQAMSYDQIDKSPEERERGITISTTHVEYETDNRHYAHVDCPGHADYVKNMITGAAQMDGAILVVSSADGPMPQTREHILLGRQVGIPAMVVFMNKVDMVDDKELLELVELEIRELLSKYEYPGDEIPVVMGSALKALEGDTSDIGRPAIMKLMAACDAYIPQPARATDKTFLMPVEDVFSISGRGTVVTGRVERGIVKVGDEIEIIGIRPTQKTTVTGIEMFRKLLDEGQAGDNCGVLLRGTKKEDVERGQVLAKPGSVKPHKKFKAEAYILTKEEGGRHTPFFNGYRPQFYFRTTDVTGVCTLKAGTEMVMPGDRVELAVELIAPIAMEKELRFAIREGGRTVGAGVVIEIQE is encoded by the coding sequence ATGTCTAAAGAGAAATTCACGCGTAATAAGCCGCATGTTAACATCGGTACAATCGGTCACGTTGACCACGGTAAAACAACTTTGACTGCTGCTATCACTACTACTCTTGCAGCGGCTGGTAAAGCTCAAGCGATGTCTTACGATCAAATCGATAAGTCTCCTGAAGAGAGAGAGCGTGGTATCACTATCTCTACTACTCACGTTGAGTACGAAACTGACAACCGTCACTACGCTCACGTTGATTGCCCAGGACATGCTGACTACGTAAAAAACATGATCACTGGTGCTGCTCAAATGGACGGCGCTATCCTAGTTGTTTCTTCTGCTGACGGTCCTATGCCACAAACTCGTGAACACATCCTTTTGGGTCGCCAAGTTGGTATCCCTGCAATGGTTGTTTTCATGAACAAAGTTGACATGGTTGACGATAAAGAACTTCTTGAGCTAGTTGAGCTTGAAATCCGCGAGCTTCTTTCTAAATACGAATACCCAGGTGACGAGATCCCAGTTGTAATGGGTTCTGCTTTGAAAGCATTGGAAGGTGACACTTCTGATATCGGTCGCCCTGCTATCATGAAATTGATGGCTGCTTGTGACGCTTACATCCCACAACCAGCTCGTGCTACTGACAAAACTTTCTTGATGCCAGTAGAGGACGTGTTCTCTATCTCTGGTCGTGGTACAGTTGTTACTGGCCGTGTTGAGCGTGGTATCGTTAAAGTTGGTGACGAGATCGAAATCATCGGTATCCGTCCAACTCAAAAAACTACTGTTACTGGTATCGAGATGTTCCGTAAACTTCTTGATGAAGGTCAAGCGGGCGACAACTGCGGCGTTCTTCTTCGTGGTACTAAAAAAGAAGACGTTGAGCGTGGTCAAGTTCTTGCTAAACCAGGTTCAGTTAAACCTCACAAAAAATTCAAAGCTGAAGCGTACATCCTTACTAAAGAAGAAGGTGGACGTCATACTCCATTCTTCAACGGTTACCGTCCACAGTTCTACTTCCGTACAACTGACGTAACTGGTGTTTGTACTCTTAAAGCTGGCACTGAAATGGTTATGCCAGGTGACCGCGTTGAATTGGCAGTTGAGTTGATCGCTCCAATCGCGATGGAAAAAGAATTGCGTTTCGCGATCCGCGAAGGTGGCCGTACAGTTGGCGCCGGCGTTGTTATCGAAATCCAAGAGTAG